One region of Pirellulales bacterium genomic DNA includes:
- a CDS encoding PmoA family protein, which yields MRRTVQARVLLWTLVVLAAGANALRAADATSPAVSFDQHDDRLSIRIGDRQVAEYRWQDPEISRPYLCDVYTTGGFRVTRNHPPVAGQDPTDHDKFHPGIWLAFGDLSGADSWRNKAAIRQLEISEPPRVDSGVGAFEVRQEYRNAAGDQVLAEEACRREIRVRAEGWLLVWNSTFKPRGSEIVFGDQEELGLGVRLATPLAVKQGGRIVNSDGLENEAQAWGKQADWCEYSGEFQGRRVGVLLMPDPNNFRRSWFHARDYGFIAANPFGRAAFTGGEPSRVVVRSGEAFSLRYAVLIFDEDPAQPFDRARVFRDVVKSWSGR from the coding sequence ATGCGACGAACGGTGCAAGCCAGGGTGCTGTTATGGACGCTCGTCGTGCTCGCGGCAGGCGCAAACGCCTTGCGGGCCGCGGACGCCACGTCGCCGGCCGTGTCGTTTGATCAGCACGACGATCGCCTGTCGATCCGAATTGGCGATCGACAGGTAGCCGAATATCGGTGGCAGGACCCGGAGATCTCGCGGCCATACCTGTGTGATGTCTACACCACGGGCGGTTTCCGTGTGACGCGCAATCACCCCCCGGTAGCAGGTCAGGACCCCACGGATCACGACAAGTTTCACCCGGGCATCTGGCTGGCGTTCGGCGATTTGAGCGGCGCCGATTCGTGGCGCAACAAGGCCGCGATTCGCCAACTTGAAATCAGCGAACCGCCCCGGGTAGACAGTGGCGTCGGCGCGTTTGAGGTCCGTCAGGAGTATCGGAACGCTGCCGGGGACCAGGTGCTCGCCGAGGAAGCATGTCGCCGAGAGATTCGCGTGCGGGCCGAGGGCTGGCTGCTCGTGTGGAATTCGACCTTCAAGCCGCGCGGATCGGAAATCGTTTTCGGCGATCAAGAGGAACTCGGCCTCGGCGTCCGACTAGCAACTCCGCTGGCCGTCAAGCAAGGTGGCCGGATCGTCAACAGTGACGGCCTGGAGAACGAGGCGCAGGCGTGGGGCAAGCAAGCCGATTGGTGTGAATACTCCGGCGAGTTCCAGGGGCGCCGCGTCGGCGTGCTCTTGATGCCTGATCCGAACAATTTCCGGCGCTCGTGGTTCCATGCCCGCGATTACGGCTTCATCGCCGCCAACCCCTTTGGGCGGGCCGCGTTTACCGGCGGCGAACCGAGCCGCGTGGTGGTGCGTTCCGGTGAGGCTTTTTCTCTGCGTTATGCCGTCTTGATCTTCGACGAAGACCCGGCGCAGCCCTTCGATCGGGCCCGCGTGTTTCGTGACGTTGTGAAATCGTGGAGTGGCCGCTAG
- a CDS encoding HlyD family efflux transporter periplasmic adaptor subunit — MLRNPDGTKRRQWGKLLRRTAGISGGLAVVAAIVVAMLPRAQPVDMEQVVTGPLVVTVDEEGKTRVRERYIVSAPLMGRMQRIELDPGDEVGAGQTLLAVIEPSDPSLLDPRARAEAEARVKAAEASVEAAQPNLERAKAALDFARNEFERAKQMYETKTAPLVDFENTQLLLRTRVEELRSAELGQQIAQFELEQAKAALLRTRPEAEAGSDNHFEIRSPINGRVLRVRQESAGIVTPGTELVELGDPADLEVEIDVLSSDAVKMRVGTRIILEQWGGDHPLNATVKRIEPSAFTKISALGVEEQRVYVVGDLNDTLEDRSALGDGFRVEARIVIWESPQVLLVPTSALFRQGEEWAVFCVADGRAQTRVVKIGHRNALQAEVVEGLREGDTVIVHPGDSIKDQIRVQRRA; from the coding sequence ATGTTGCGCAACCCGGACGGCACAAAACGGCGTCAGTGGGGCAAGCTCTTGCGCCGCACCGCGGGGATTTCCGGGGGCCTGGCCGTCGTGGCGGCGATCGTCGTGGCCATGCTGCCCCGCGCGCAACCGGTCGACATGGAACAGGTGGTCACCGGGCCGCTGGTCGTCACGGTCGACGAAGAGGGCAAGACCCGGGTGCGCGAGCGCTACATCGTCTCGGCACCGCTGATGGGCCGCATGCAGCGCATCGAGCTCGACCCCGGTGACGAAGTTGGCGCCGGACAGACGCTGCTGGCGGTGATCGAGCCGTCGGACCCGTCGCTGCTCGATCCTCGGGCGCGGGCCGAGGCCGAGGCCCGCGTCAAAGCGGCCGAGGCCAGTGTCGAAGCGGCGCAGCCCAACTTGGAGCGTGCCAAGGCAGCGCTCGATTTTGCCCGCAACGAGTTCGAGCGTGCCAAGCAGATGTACGAAACGAAGACGGCGCCGCTGGTCGATTTCGAGAATACGCAATTGTTGCTCCGTACGCGCGTCGAAGAATTGCGATCGGCCGAACTGGGCCAGCAAATCGCGCAATTCGAACTCGAGCAGGCCAAGGCGGCGCTGCTGCGCACCCGACCCGAAGCCGAGGCTGGCAGCGACAATCACTTTGAAATCCGTTCGCCGATCAACGGTCGCGTGCTGCGCGTCCGTCAGGAGAGTGCTGGGATCGTCACGCCCGGCACCGAGCTGGTCGAGTTGGGCGATCCGGCCGACTTGGAGGTCGAGATCGACGTGCTGTCGAGCGATGCAGTGAAGATGCGCGTCGGCACGCGGATCATCCTCGAACAATGGGGCGGCGACCATCCGCTGAACGCCACCGTCAAACGCATCGAACCTTCGGCCTTCACGAAGATCTCGGCGCTCGGAGTCGAGGAACAGCGCGTGTACGTCGTGGGCGATCTGAACGACACCCTGGAAGATCGCAGCGCCCTGGGGGACGGGTTTCGCGTCGAAGCCCGCATCGTCATCTGGGAGTCGCCCCAGGTGCTTCTGGTGCCTACCAGCGCGCTGTTCCGCCAGGGCGAAGAATGGGCCGTTTTTTGCGTTGCAGACGGACGCGCGCAAACTCGCGTGGTCAAAATTGGACATCGCAACGCCCTGCAGGCCGAGGTGGTCGAGGGCCTGCGCGAAGGCGACACCGTGATCGTGCATCCCGGGGACAGCATCAAAGATCAGATTCGCGTCCAGCGTCGGGCATAG
- a CDS encoding ribosomal protein L7/L12, with the protein MRCPQCHRENKADASMCRHCGARLEPDVQEDVPASKPSRADLPAWQATALTMFEQGRVIDAIKACRAETGLGLKEAKEAVERLAAEHGLSDVVRRQQRTQTLGCMILAVVGVSLIASFVWLSIRG; encoded by the coding sequence ATGCGTTGTCCCCAGTGTCATCGCGAGAACAAGGCCGACGCGTCGATGTGTCGCCACTGCGGCGCGCGGTTGGAGCCCGATGTTCAGGAGGACGTTCCGGCGTCGAAGCCGTCGCGGGCCGATCTGCCCGCCTGGCAGGCCACCGCATTGACGATGTTCGAGCAGGGGCGCGTGATCGATGCGATCAAGGCCTGCCGCGCCGAGACCGGGCTTGGTCTGAAGGAAGCCAAGGAAGCCGTCGAACGACTGGCCGCCGAGCACGGCTTGTCGGACGTCGTCCGTCGGCAGCAGCGCACGCAAACCTTGGGCTGCATGATTCTGGCCGTCGTGGGCGTATCGCTGATCGCGTCGTTTGTTTGGCTCAGCATCCGCGGCTGA
- a CDS encoding MOSC N-terminal beta barrel domain-containing protein, whose protein sequence is MAPSVLEQIWIYPIKSLDGVRVDAAAVLPSGALAHDRRWALVDAAGPEPRPFVNAKQTARIHALRAQFELDCRKVRLQGDGREFQGTIDAPESLAWLSAFFGREVGLVENAATGWPDDTEASGPTIVSRGTLASVGEWFEGWATEEATRRFRPNLVLAIDEPFWEDRLYGPGVATVRFRIGAVEFEGTNPCQRCVVPSRQPQTGIITSGFARRFAEQREATLPGWAARDRFDHFYRLTVNTRLAPGCSGGTIRCGDRIEIVE, encoded by the coding sequence ATGGCACCGAGCGTGCTCGAGCAGATTTGGATATATCCGATCAAGTCGCTCGACGGTGTGCGAGTCGACGCGGCCGCGGTCTTGCCGAGCGGCGCACTGGCCCACGACCGACGCTGGGCGCTCGTCGATGCCGCGGGGCCCGAACCGCGGCCGTTCGTGAATGCGAAACAAACGGCGCGGATTCATGCCCTGCGCGCCCAGTTCGAGCTCGACTGCCGCAAGGTTCGTCTGCAGGGCGACGGGCGGGAATTCCAAGGGACGATTGATGCGCCGGAATCGCTGGCCTGGCTGTCGGCGTTCTTCGGCCGCGAAGTCGGGCTCGTCGAGAATGCTGCGACAGGCTGGCCCGACGATACCGAAGCCTCGGGGCCGACGATCGTGTCGCGGGGCACGCTAGCAAGCGTCGGCGAATGGTTCGAGGGTTGGGCGACCGAGGAAGCGACGCGGCGGTTCCGTCCCAACCTGGTGCTCGCGATCGATGAGCCCTTTTGGGAAGACCGGCTGTACGGCCCAGGCGTGGCGACCGTGCGGTTTCGAATCGGTGCGGTCGAGTTCGAAGGCACGAATCCGTGCCAGCGCTGTGTCGTGCCGAGCCGGCAGCCCCAAACGGGGATCATCACAAGCGGTTTTGCCCGCCGCTTTGCCGAGCAGCGCGAGGCCACCTTGCCAGGCTGGGCGGCGCGCGATCGGTTCGACCATTTCTACCGGCTGACCGTGAATACGCGCCTGGCGCCTGGCTGCAGCGGCGGCACCATTCGATGCGGCGACCGAATTGAGATTGTCGAGTAG
- a CDS encoding cupin domain-containing protein, giving the protein MPGDVLHIDKGAGALYRVLGGDVIYCKLVGSDTGGAFSVFETIVPPQGGPPPHVHHREDETFYVVEGQFEFSVSGRTISAGPGAVVYAPRDLPHRFQNDSATPGKMLVIACPAGIEHFFAELSQFPATGPPEVEKLQALALRYGLELFL; this is encoded by the coding sequence ATGCCAGGCGACGTGTTGCATATCGACAAAGGCGCAGGCGCGCTCTACCGGGTGCTCGGCGGCGATGTCATCTATTGCAAGCTCGTCGGCAGCGATACGGGTGGCGCTTTCAGCGTGTTCGAGACGATCGTACCGCCGCAAGGAGGGCCGCCGCCGCACGTTCATCACCGCGAAGACGAAACGTTTTATGTCGTCGAAGGGCAATTCGAGTTTTCGGTTTCCGGCCGCACGATCAGCGCTGGGCCGGGGGCTGTCGTCTATGCGCCACGCGATCTGCCCCATCGATTTCAGAACGATTCCGCCACGCCCGGGAAGATGCTGGTCATCGCCTGCCCGGCGGGGATCGAGCATTTCTTTGCCGAGCTATCTCAGTTCCCCGCGACCGGGCCGCCCGAAGTCGAGAAGCTGCAAGCGCTCGCTCTTCGCTACGGGCTCGAGTTATTTCTGTAG